From the Methylobacterium currus genome, one window contains:
- a CDS encoding acyl-CoA dehydrogenase family protein gives MTETDALRHPEIREEVAKLCARFPDEYWRRLDAERAYPTDFVNALTESGYLSVLIPEEYGGSGLPLSAAAAILEEVQRSGCNGAACHAQMYTMGTVLRHGTQAQKERYLPEIAAGRLRLQAFGVTEPTSGTDTTALRTTARREGDKFIVNGQKIWTSRAEHSDLMLLLARTTPRDQVAKKTDGLSTFIVDMRSVLGRGLTIRPIRTMMNHNSCEVFFDNMEVPAENLVGEEGKGFRYILSGMNAERLLIAAECIGDAKWFIAKASGYARERQVFGRPIGQNQGIQFPIAKAYANMRAAELMVQEGLRLYEAGANPGAEANMAKMLAADASFEAANACIQTFGGFGFAEEYDVERKFRETRLYQVAPISTNLILSYIAEHVLGMPRSY, from the coding sequence ATGACCGAGACCGACGCCCTCCGGCACCCCGAGATCCGCGAGGAGGTCGCCAAGCTCTGCGCCCGCTTCCCCGACGAGTACTGGCGCCGCCTCGACGCCGAGCGCGCCTACCCGACGGATTTCGTGAACGCGCTGACCGAATCCGGCTACCTCTCGGTGCTGATCCCCGAGGAGTATGGCGGCTCCGGCCTGCCGCTCTCGGCGGCGGCCGCGATCCTCGAGGAGGTGCAGCGGTCCGGCTGCAACGGCGCGGCCTGCCACGCCCAGATGTACACGATGGGCACCGTCCTGCGGCACGGCACCCAGGCGCAGAAGGAGCGCTACCTGCCGGAGATCGCCGCCGGGCGCCTGCGGCTCCAGGCCTTCGGCGTCACCGAGCCGACGAGCGGCACCGACACCACGGCGCTTCGCACCACCGCGCGCCGCGAGGGCGACAAGTTCATCGTCAACGGTCAGAAAATCTGGACCAGCCGGGCCGAGCATTCCGACCTGATGCTGCTGCTGGCCCGCACGACTCCCCGCGACCAGGTGGCGAAGAAGACCGACGGCCTCTCCACCTTCATCGTCGACATGCGCTCGGTCCTCGGCCGCGGCCTGACCATCCGGCCGATCCGCACGATGATGAACCACAACTCGTGCGAGGTCTTCTTCGACAACATGGAGGTGCCGGCCGAAAATCTGGTCGGCGAGGAGGGCAAGGGGTTCCGCTACATCCTCTCGGGCATGAACGCCGAGCGGCTGCTCATCGCCGCCGAGTGCATCGGCGACGCCAAGTGGTTCATCGCCAAGGCGTCCGGATACGCCCGCGAGCGCCAGGTCTTCGGCCGGCCGATCGGCCAGAACCAGGGCATCCAGTTCCCGATCGCCAAGGCCTACGCCAACATGCGCGCCGCCGAGCTGATGGTGCAGGAGGGCCTCCGCCTCTACGAGGCCGGGGCCAATCCGGGGGCGGAGGCCAACATGGCCAAGATGCTCGCCGCCGACGCCTCGTTCGAGGCGGCCAATGCCTGCATCCAGACCTTCGGCGGCTTCGGCTTCGCGGAGGAGTACGACGTCGAGCGCAAGTTCCGCGAGACCCGGCTCTACCAGGTGGCGCCGATCTCCACCAACCTGATCCTGTCCTACATCGCCGAGCACGTGCTGGGCATGCCGCGCTCGTATTGA
- a CDS encoding PAS domain-containing protein produces MRAADLSFAPADFLRLTENAGLTGGWAWSFASGRQTWSPGLFRLLGLDPERTRPSYDLLLDLVHPDDRPNLASAADLIQGHALPEREIRFVRPDGTLRLFTLRTELHLTAEGRPRAAAGIVLDVTDAAALLRLRRAETRRRNAWFAASRVLFVSIGLDRRFDFPPEAAQLAGRPLDEVNADPFADVVPAERAAFRDSVARRQPGRVFQAAPTICHANRAPERYRVVSVPVHDEHGRLVERNGLIYPSALAAPPVTDGLREGLEQAVEGHHLRAARALLDWSMTALAEASGLSLSTVRRLEEEAEGQGARSRHKAVAALRAAGIRFIVLDDGAVAVARS; encoded by the coding sequence ATGCGTGCGGCCGACCTGTCCTTTGCTCCCGCCGACTTCCTCCGATTGACGGAGAATGCCGGGCTGACGGGCGGCTGGGCCTGGAGCTTCGCCTCCGGCCGGCAGACGTGGTCGCCGGGCCTGTTCCGCCTGCTCGGGCTCGATCCCGAGCGGACACGGCCGAGCTACGACCTGCTCCTCGACCTCGTCCATCCCGACGACCGGCCCAACCTGGCGAGTGCCGCCGACCTGATACAGGGCCATGCCCTGCCCGAGCGCGAGATCCGGTTCGTGCGGCCGGACGGGACCCTGCGCCTCTTCACGCTGCGCACCGAGCTGCACCTGACCGCGGAGGGCCGGCCGCGGGCTGCCGCCGGCATCGTCCTCGACGTCACCGATGCGGCGGCCCTGCTGCGGCTGCGCCGGGCCGAGACGCGCCGGCGCAACGCTTGGTTCGCCGCGTCCCGGGTCCTGTTCGTCTCCATCGGCCTCGACCGCCGCTTCGACTTCCCGCCGGAGGCGGCGCAACTCGCGGGACGGCCGCTCGACGAGGTCAATGCCGATCCCTTCGCCGACGTGGTGCCGGCGGAGCGCGCGGCCTTCCGCGACAGCGTCGCGCGGCGGCAGCCCGGCCGGGTGTTCCAGGCGGCGCCGACGATCTGCCACGCGAACCGGGCCCCCGAGCGGTACCGGGTGGTGTCGGTTCCGGTCCATGACGAGCATGGCCGCCTCGTCGAGCGCAACGGCCTGATCTATCCGTCCGCGCTCGCCGCGCCCCCGGTGACCGACGGTCTGCGCGAAGGACTGGAGCAGGCGGTGGAGGGTCACCACCTGCGCGCCGCCCGGGCCCTGCTCGACTGGTCGATGACTGCGCTGGCGGAGGCGAGCGGCCTGTCGCTCTCGACCGTGCGGCGCCTCGAGGAGGAGGCCGAGGGACAGGGCGCCCGCTCCCGCCACAAGGCGGTCGCGGCCCTGCGCGCCGCCGGCATCCGCTTCATCGTCCTGGACGACGGCGCGGTGGCCGTCGCCCGGTCCTGA